One Chryseobacterium indoltheticum DNA segment encodes these proteins:
- a CDS encoding SDR family oxidoreductase, which translates to MNLYTQPMLREDALKDKVAIVTGGGSGLGKAMTKYFLQLGAKVVITSRNLEKLQVTAKELEDETGGKVLCVACDVRNWDEVEAMKEATLKEFGKIDILLNNAAGNFISPTERLTHSAFDSILDIVLKGTKNCTLSIGKHWIDSKTPGTVLNIVTTYAWTGSAYVVPSACAKAGVLAMTRSLAVEWGKYNIRFNAIAPGPFPTKGAWDRLLPGDMKDQFDLAKKNPLKRVGEHQELANLAAYLVSDFSSFVNGEVVTIDGGEWLQGAGEFNMLEDIPQEMWDTLEAMIKAKKSN; encoded by the coding sequence ATGAATCTTTATACACAACCGATGTTGCGTGAAGACGCTCTGAAAGATAAAGTGGCCATTGTTACAGGAGGCGGAAGCGGGCTTGGAAAAGCAATGACTAAATATTTTCTTCAATTAGGCGCAAAAGTGGTCATCACTTCCAGAAATTTGGAAAAACTTCAGGTCACTGCAAAAGAATTGGAAGATGAAACCGGCGGAAAAGTACTTTGTGTTGCCTGTGACGTGAGAAATTGGGATGAGGTTGAAGCTATGAAAGAAGCGACTTTGAAAGAGTTCGGCAAAATTGATATTTTATTGAACAATGCTGCCGGGAATTTTATTTCGCCAACAGAAAGATTAACACATTCTGCTTTCGATTCTATTTTGGATATCGTTTTAAAAGGAACAAAAAACTGTACACTTTCTATCGGAAAACACTGGATCGATTCAAAAACTCCGGGAACGGTTTTAAATATTGTAACAACTTATGCCTGGACGGGCTCGGCTTATGTCGTTCCCTCGGCTTGTGCAAAAGCAGGAGTTTTGGCAATGACAAGAAGTTTGGCAGTAGAATGGGGGAAATATAATATTAGATTTAATGCAATTGCTCCAGGTCCGTTTCCTACAAAAGGAGCTTGGGATAGATTGCTTCCCGGTGATATGAAAGATCAATTTGATTTGGCAAAGAAAAATCCACTGAAAAGAGTTGGCGAACATCAGGAATTGGCAAATCTGGCAGCATATCTGGTTTCTGATTTTTCATCTTTTGTAAATGGTGAAGTCGTAACAATTGACGGTGGAGAATGGCTTCAGGGAGCAGGAGAATTTAATATGCTTGAAGATATTCCGCAGGAAATGTGGGATACTCTGGAGGCAATGATCAAAGCAAAAAAATCCAATTAG
- a CDS encoding endonuclease/exonuclease/phosphatase family protein → MNFRFSTLLLFVFAWSFSQNLKVMSFNIRLNVDSDKENSWTNRKQDAVDLLSYYHPDYFGVQEALPEQMKDIKNGLKNYDYVGVGRDDGKEKGEFSAIFYDTERLQVIKSGTFWLSETPEKPSRGWDADYNRVCTYAVFKDKKSKKEFLAMNLHFDHVGNVARVKSADLILKKIKEINPKNLPLTLSGDFNLTDDTEPIKIISQNLKDSFYNSEKKHYGPKGTFTAFNVTEVPQDRIDYIFVKGFKIKSNRHINDRRENLLYPSDHFPVLTELQF, encoded by the coding sequence ATGAATTTCAGATTTTCAACTTTATTACTATTTGTTTTTGCATGGAGCTTTTCTCAAAATTTAAAAGTAATGTCTTTCAACATCAGACTCAATGTAGATTCTGATAAAGAAAACTCATGGACGAACAGGAAACAGGATGCGGTAGATTTATTAAGCTATTACCATCCGGATTATTTCGGCGTTCAGGAAGCGCTTCCGGAGCAGATGAAAGATATTAAAAATGGTTTAAAAAACTACGATTATGTAGGCGTAGGTAGAGACGATGGGAAAGAAAAAGGTGAATTCTCTGCAATATTTTATGATACCGAAAGGCTGCAAGTGATAAAATCGGGGACATTCTGGCTTTCTGAAACTCCTGAAAAGCCATCAAGAGGATGGGATGCCGACTACAACAGAGTTTGTACATATGCAGTTTTTAAAGATAAAAAATCGAAAAAGGAATTCTTGGCAATGAATCTTCATTTTGATCATGTAGGAAATGTGGCAAGAGTGAAATCTGCAGATTTGATCTTAAAGAAAATTAAAGAAATCAACCCCAAAAATTTACCTTTAACATTAAGCGGAGATTTTAATTTGACGGACGATACAGAACCAATAAAAATAATCTCTCAAAACCTGAAAGACAGCTTTTATAATTCTGAGAAAAAACATTACGGGCCGAAAGGAACATTTACAGCATTCAATGTAACTGAAGTTCCGCAGGACAGAATTGATTATATTTTTGTAAAAGGTTTTAAGATAAAATCTAACAGACACATTAACGACAGAAGGGAAAATCTGTTGTATCCGTCGGATCATTTCCCAGTTCTGACAGAGCTGCAGTTTTAA
- a CDS encoding response regulator transcription factor: protein MKIKILLAEDDSDFGMILKQYLELEDFVVTWFQNPEDILPVLQSDFNFHIGILDIMMPNLDGFSLAKVILKAKPDFPILFLTAKNQKIDRLTGLKIGADDYISKPCDPEELILRIKNILKRTLSSETITQYKIGSYILDTDKLLLSHPKEKIRLTIREKDLLLYLLKFNHKTIKRDDILDNLWETNDYFTGRSLDVFISRLRKYFQHDAEIKIQSLRGIGFEIDFPEN, encoded by the coding sequence ATGAAGATTAAGATTTTATTGGCAGAAGACGATTCAGATTTTGGAATGATCCTGAAACAATATCTCGAGCTGGAAGATTTTGTAGTTACCTGGTTTCAGAATCCTGAAGATATTTTACCTGTTTTACAATCAGATTTCAATTTCCATATTGGAATTTTAGATATTATGATGCCTAATCTTGATGGGTTTTCTTTGGCAAAAGTAATTTTAAAAGCCAAACCTGATTTTCCAATCTTATTTTTGACAGCGAAAAACCAAAAAATAGATCGCCTTACCGGACTGAAAATCGGAGCCGATGATTACATTTCAAAACCTTGCGATCCTGAAGAATTAATTTTAAGAATTAAAAATATTCTGAAAAGAACTTTATCTTCAGAAACCATTACCCAATACAAAATCGGAAGCTATATTTTAGATACGGATAAGCTTTTGCTTTCTCATCCAAAAGAAAAAATAAGATTAACAATTCGTGAAAAAGATCTTTTGCTTTATCTTTTGAAATTCAATCATAAAACAATAAAGCGAGACGACATACTCGATAATCTTTGGGAAACCAACGATTATTTTACCGGAAGGAGTCTTGATGTTTTTATCAGCCGATTGCGAAAATATTTTCAGCATGATGCTGAAATAAAAATCCAATCCCTGCGAGGAATTGGATTTGAAATTGATTTTCCGGAGAATTAA
- a CDS encoding sensor histidine kinase, which yields MISKSKYLISLFAALFLLLLGIQVYFMYKTSQVKKKEIYSDVHNRIDGYIDNLESIGGASNLGDEKARKVFADYSNKKISKKEFLHYFEENRKRTRDQISDYIDRHFAKEGYKVAIRTQYLSIVSVPKNLNLIDQPVTLFETRNKITKAGISNTGKWETSSTSKSDKSDQPERNDSFFVKSQTDFEILNINSAVFQDLTLLILCCIAILLSVLILYIFTIKNLIIQQKQVEVLHTVVDNISHEFKTPIATLKIASKTLKKECTPEILPLIDRQILRLEDLILQLHPEDFDEKNSTILPENWDFFIHDLAFTYENTDFKLNNSVSKELPFDRKLMETVIKNLCENSVKYGASKIKIDIKTIHNNLEIIVADNGNGMEQNELTNIFEKFYRIQSNNIHNSKGLGLGLFFVKKIIEKYNGKTEITSEVNVGTTFKISIPYED from the coding sequence ATGATTTCTAAAAGCAAATATCTTATCTCTCTTTTTGCAGCTTTGTTCCTGCTTTTATTGGGTATTCAGGTATATTTCATGTACAAAACTTCTCAGGTAAAAAAGAAAGAAATTTATAGCGATGTTCATAATAGAATTGATGGTTATATTGATAATCTGGAAAGCATTGGCGGAGCAAGTAATTTGGGTGATGAGAAGGCAAGAAAAGTATTTGCCGATTACAGCAATAAAAAAATAAGCAAAAAAGAGTTTTTACATTATTTTGAGGAAAACAGAAAGCGCACACGAGACCAAATAAGCGATTATATAGACCGTCATTTTGCAAAAGAAGGTTACAAAGTGGCCATAAGAACTCAATATTTATCAATTGTTTCTGTTCCCAAAAATCTAAATCTTATTGATCAACCTGTCACTTTATTCGAAACTCGAAATAAGATCACAAAAGCCGGAATTTCTAATACCGGAAAATGGGAAACCTCTTCCACTTCAAAATCTGATAAAAGCGATCAACCTGAAAGAAATGACTCTTTTTTTGTAAAAAGCCAGACAGATTTTGAAATTTTAAATATCAATTCTGCTGTTTTTCAGGATCTCACATTGCTTATTTTATGTTGTATAGCAATTTTACTGAGCGTCTTGATTTTATATATTTTTACCATTAAAAACTTGATCATCCAACAAAAACAGGTTGAAGTTTTGCATACCGTTGTAGACAATATTTCACACGAATTTAAAACGCCGATTGCAACATTAAAGATCGCTTCAAAAACATTGAAAAAAGAATGTACTCCAGAAATTTTACCATTGATTGACCGACAGATTTTAAGGCTTGAAGACTTGATATTGCAACTTCATCCTGAAGATTTTGATGAAAAAAACTCAACAATACTACCTGAAAACTGGGATTTTTTCATTCATGATCTAGCTTTTACTTATGAGAATACAGATTTTAAACTCAACAATTCTGTTTCAAAAGAACTTCCTTTTGACAGAAAACTGATGGAAACTGTGATCAAAAATCTTTGTGAAAACAGTGTAAAATACGGCGCTTCAAAAATTAAAATTGATATTAAAACTATTCATAATAATCTTGAAATTATTGTTGCAGACAACGGAAACGGAATGGAACAAAATGAATTGACAAATATTTTTGAGAAATTTTACAGAATACAATCCAATAATATTCACAACAGCAAAGGTTTAGGTTTGGGATTATTTTTCGTGAAAAAAATTATTGAAAAATATAACGGGAAAACCGAGATTACAAGCGAAGTGAATGTAGGAACAACTTTTAAAATTTCAATTCCTTATGAAGATTAA
- a CDS encoding outer membrane beta-barrel family protein produces the protein MYKYLLFFLFPAFMFSQSQKISGTVFNADKEKLDSVKVELFDNQNTLIKSFFTDSEGKFSFNDLASASFKLKINDENYLSFEKNIEAKNENLNIILKNNQKDIEAVTITKKKPLVRRKVDRLEFNVENSNISSLNAWEILKKTPQVTINNDVLAVKGGTSVLITINDKKVMMSGEELKNFLENTQGDDVKSVEVITNPPAKYEAQGGAVLNIVMKKNKIEGYRGILSSKYIQTQYAKGVAGISQYYKKDKLSVMASYFRGGGTYYREGTDYVNYPEDGTTWISTMNRKDQNKSQNTVNFNVEYEIDSLTTASLNYSGFFAPRSFGTYIVPTLIYNSQNVAESNYTTINDHHSRTINNSLSFQIDRKLNKKSSLSWISYFTGNNTSKFQNVLTYLNFANQNPGETNFMTNNKSDVQLYSTQLDYQWKNDKLELESGAKYSFVKTNSLLDFSDNENGKFQYRPEKSSLFDYKEHNFGIYTSMAYNLGKWNFKGGLRAEMTDLEGVVSEPYEVNKNNYWSLFPTFFAQYTTENKHEFGFSYGKRISRPFYSWLNPAKSYYNLFSYYQGDPKLKATIIHNLNFTYSFKNWNLDFYYRKEIFPSMEISYQQHENNNLIYYFTNIEKGEAYGVNLYKSFEIKPWWSLIVSENLEHNENYFKGIDGALNKNQVWNWVSNISTSFTLDKNSDWKMEAGHKYYSPGIQGTFRISSQWSAYFVMNRKFFNKKLEAAFIFNDIFRSTKQKVSTKYGNQDNYFLDYQDTQGFTFSLKYNFGNQSVKNSKTIKKADEQERL, from the coding sequence ATGTATAAATATCTTCTCTTTTTTCTCTTTCCGGCTTTTATGTTTTCGCAATCGCAGAAAATTTCCGGAACCGTTTTTAACGCTGATAAAGAAAAGCTCGATTCTGTGAAAGTGGAATTGTTTGATAATCAAAATACCTTGATTAAATCTTTTTTCACTGATTCTGAAGGTAAATTCTCGTTTAACGATCTTGCATCAGCGTCATTCAAGCTAAAAATTAATGATGAAAATTATCTTTCGTTTGAAAAAAATATTGAGGCTAAAAATGAGAATTTAAATATCATCTTAAAAAACAATCAGAAAGATATTGAAGCAGTAACGATTACGAAGAAAAAGCCATTGGTGAGAAGGAAAGTAGACCGTTTGGAATTTAATGTAGAAAACAGCAATATTTCTTCACTCAATGCTTGGGAAATTCTTAAAAAGACACCTCAGGTTACTATTAATAATGATGTTTTGGCAGTGAAAGGCGGAACGTCGGTTTTAATAACCATTAATGATAAGAAAGTAATGATGTCGGGCGAAGAGCTCAAAAATTTTCTTGAAAATACACAAGGCGATGATGTAAAATCTGTAGAAGTAATTACCAATCCGCCTGCGAAATATGAAGCACAAGGTGGTGCTGTTCTGAATATTGTGATGAAGAAAAACAAAATTGAAGGCTATCGTGGAATTCTTTCTTCTAAATACATTCAAACTCAATATGCTAAAGGCGTTGCGGGGATTTCGCAATATTACAAAAAAGATAAGCTTTCGGTAATGGCAAGCTATTTTCGGGGAGGAGGAACGTATTATAGAGAAGGAACAGATTATGTAAATTATCCCGAAGACGGCACAACCTGGATCAGCACGATGAATAGAAAAGATCAGAATAAAAGCCAGAATACCGTAAACTTTAATGTAGAATATGAAATCGATAGTCTTACAACAGCAAGTCTCAATTATTCAGGTTTTTTTGCCCCGAGATCTTTTGGAACTTATATTGTGCCGACTTTGATTTATAACTCACAGAATGTGGCAGAATCTAATTATACAACAATAAACGATCATCATTCGAGAACAATTAATAATTCTTTGAGTTTCCAAATTGACAGAAAGCTGAATAAAAAAAGCAGCCTTTCGTGGATTAGTTATTTCACTGGAAATAATACAAGCAAATTTCAAAATGTTCTTACCTATCTGAATTTTGCCAACCAAAATCCAGGCGAAACCAATTTTATGACCAATAATAAAAGCGACGTTCAGCTGTATTCTACACAATTGGATTACCAATGGAAAAATGATAAATTGGAATTGGAATCGGGTGCAAAATATAGCTTTGTAAAAACAAACAGCTTACTTGATTTTTCAGATAACGAAAATGGTAAATTTCAATACAGACCAGAAAAAAGCAGTCTTTTTGATTATAAAGAACACAACTTTGGTATTTATACATCGATGGCTTATAATCTCGGAAAATGGAATTTTAAAGGTGGACTTCGTGCTGAAATGACCGATTTGGAAGGTGTGGTTTCGGAGCCTTATGAAGTGAATAAAAATAATTACTGGAGCCTATTTCCTACATTTTTTGCACAATATACCACAGAAAATAAGCATGAATTTGGCTTCTCTTACGGAAAAAGAATCAGCAGGCCGTTTTATTCATGGTTAAATCCTGCAAAATCATACTACAATTTGTTTTCTTATTATCAGGGAGATCCAAAATTGAAAGCGACTATTATTCATAATCTGAACTTTACGTATTCATTCAAAAACTGGAACTTAGATTTTTATTACCGAAAAGAAATTTTCCCGTCAATGGAAATCTCTTATCAACAGCATGAAAACAACAATTTGATCTATTATTTTACCAATATTGAAAAAGGTGAAGCTTACGGAGTGAATCTTTACAAAAGCTTTGAAATAAAACCTTGGTGGAGTTTGATTGTTTCTGAAAACTTAGAGCACAACGAAAATTATTTCAAAGGAATTGACGGAGCTTTAAATAAAAATCAGGTCTGGAATTGGGTTTCAAATATCTCAACAAGTTTTACTTTAGATAAAAATTCCGACTGGAAAATGGAAGCCGGACACAAATATTATTCACCGGGAATTCAAGGGACATTCAGAATTTCGAGCCAATGGTCGGCTTATTTTGTAATGAACAGAAAGTTTTTTAATAAAAAATTAGAAGCTGCATTTATTTTTAATGACATCTTTAGATCTACAAAACAAAAAGTAAGCACCAAATATGGTAATCAGGACAATTACTTTTTAGATTATCAGGATACACAAGGTTTTACTTTTTCTCTAAAATATAATTTCGGAAATCAGTCTGTGAAAAATTCCAAGACGATTAAAAAAGCGGATGAACAGGAAAGGTTATAA
- a CDS encoding FKBP-type peptidyl-prolyl cis-trans isomerase: MKKQTIALFCIAIFSISCAQKNDGQGDSKYTDDQKASYYIGLNIAKNMKQEGFKVDADLLAQAIKEEMEGKKKLMPEEEMNTFMQDFMQKQSEKKQSEALVQAGENKKKGIDFLTKNKSNPKVKTTASGLQYEVLQEGDGKTKPKASDVVQVKYTGKLLDGTVFDSTDKNGGAPMDINLGSVIKGWTEGIQLMSKGSKYRFYIPSDLAYGDRGAGAAIPAGSTIIFDVELVNVK, from the coding sequence ATGAAAAAACAGACTATTGCATTATTTTGCATAGCAATATTTAGTATTTCGTGCGCTCAGAAAAACGATGGACAAGGTGATAGCAAATATACCGATGACCAAAAAGCATCATATTATATAGGTCTGAATATAGCCAAAAATATGAAACAGGAAGGCTTCAAAGTAGATGCTGATCTTCTGGCTCAGGCTATTAAAGAAGAGATGGAGGGAAAAAAGAAACTGATGCCTGAAGAAGAAATGAATACTTTTATGCAGGACTTTATGCAGAAGCAGAGTGAAAAAAAGCAATCTGAAGCGTTAGTACAAGCAGGTGAGAATAAGAAAAAAGGTATTGATTTTCTTACGAAAAATAAAAGTAATCCCAAGGTGAAAACTACAGCGTCAGGTTTGCAGTACGAGGTATTGCAGGAAGGTGACGGCAAAACAAAACCAAAAGCATCAGATGTTGTACAGGTAAAATATACCGGAAAACTTCTGGATGGAACTGTTTTCGATTCTACCGACAAAAATGGTGGTGCACCAATGGATATTAATTTGGGTAGCGTAATCAAAGGTTGGACGGAAGGTATTCAACTCATGAGCAAAGGATCAAAATACAGATTTTATATTCCTTCGGATCTGGCTTATGGAGATCGTGGAGCAGGAGCTGCAATTCCGGCAGGTTCTACAATCATCTTTGATGTGGAATTGGTAAATGTAAAATAA
- a CDS encoding response regulator transcription factor → MKKTIVIVDDHLLIAKAIEGIISNFEDFEVIDVAENGKDMIDKFERDKKIPDIILLDISMPIMDGFETALWLKKNHPNIKVMALSMQGDDNSVIKMIKNGAKGYLLKNTHPKDLETALIKLSSDGFFYPDWASKVIFSNMADEKNNEKKKKISEREKEFLTYTVTELSYKEIAEKMCCSPRTVESYRDQLCEKFDLKTRVGLAVFAIKNGFAKS, encoded by the coding sequence ATGAAAAAGACCATTGTAATAGTCGATGATCATTTATTGATTGCCAAAGCAATTGAAGGAATCATAAGTAATTTCGAAGATTTTGAAGTAATTGATGTGGCCGAAAACGGAAAAGACATGATCGATAAGTTTGAAAGGGACAAAAAAATTCCGGATATTATTCTTCTAGACATCAGCATGCCGATTATGGACGGTTTTGAAACCGCTTTATGGCTCAAAAAAAATCATCCAAACATCAAAGTTATGGCTCTTAGCATGCAGGGCGATGACAACAGTGTTATCAAAATGATTAAAAACGGAGCCAAAGGATATCTGCTAAAAAACACACATCCCAAAGATCTCGAAACAGCCCTAATAAAACTGAGCAGTGACGGTTTCTTTTATCCCGATTGGGCATCAAAAGTCATTTTTTCTAATATGGCCGATGAGAAAAATAACGAGAAAAAAAAGAAAATTTCCGAAAGAGAAAAAGAATTTCTTACCTATACCGTAACAGAACTCAGCTATAAAGAAATTGCAGAAAAAATGTGCTGCAGCCCAAGAACAGTAGAAAGCTACCGCGATCAGCTTTGTGAAAAGTTTGATCTTAAAACAAGAGTTGGCTTAGCTGTTTTTGCGATCAAAAACGGGTTTGCAAAATCGTAG
- a CDS encoding sensor histidine kinase: protein MGKTELYLTVILFNIFFVLFLVAVMIYIRKYKQRKIEHINEIQLKNEIHQKELLATQLEIQQATMQQIGRELHDNIGQKLTLASLYTQQLLYENKVTTESERIEQVSQIINQSLQDLRSLSKTLTDDNINQKDIIKLIQEEVDIASVIKKCKIHFEYNFKCLDLDFVHKNVLLRITQEFIQNSIKHSQCKNIFIRLNTTEENLWELKINDDGIGFDIDKILSNGIGLTNMKNRTAIIGAEFNLESNENAGTLIEIKLKKRP, encoded by the coding sequence ATGGGGAAAACAGAATTATACTTAACCGTTATTTTATTTAATATTTTTTTCGTCTTATTTCTGGTTGCCGTGATGATTTACATCCGGAAATATAAGCAGAGGAAAATAGAGCATATCAATGAGATTCAGCTTAAAAATGAAATTCATCAGAAAGAGCTTTTGGCAACCCAGCTGGAAATTCAGCAGGCGACTATGCAGCAAATTGGCCGTGAACTGCACGATAATATAGGGCAGAAACTCACTTTAGCAAGTCTTTATACCCAACAGCTACTTTATGAAAATAAAGTGACCACGGAAAGTGAAAGAATAGAACAGGTTTCGCAAATTATCAATCAGTCTTTACAGGATTTAAGGAGTCTTTCAAAAACATTAACTGATGATAATATTAACCAAAAAGATATCATAAAGTTAATTCAGGAAGAAGTAGATATTGCAAGTGTAATAAAAAAATGTAAAATTCATTTTGAGTATAATTTTAAATGTCTTGATCTCGATTTTGTTCATAAAAATGTTTTATTGAGGATTACACAAGAGTTTATTCAAAACAGTATTAAGCATTCTCAGTGTAAGAATATTTTCATCAGACTCAATACTACAGAAGAAAATCTTTGGGAACTAAAAATCAATGATGACGGAATTGGTTTTGACATCGACAAAATTCTCTCAAACGGAATCGGGCTTACCAATATGAAAAACAGAACAGCCATTATCGGTGCCGAATTTAATCTTGAAAGCAACGAAAACGCTGGCACTTTAATTGAAATAAAACTAAAAAAACGACCATGA
- the clpB gene encoding ATP-dependent chaperone ClpB has product MNLNQYTVKSQEAIQAAQQVAMEFGNQSIEPQHLLEGIFQVDENISPFLLKKSEADSNLVRERNRENLEKLPKVQGGNIYLSQSANKVLLDAPNIAKKMGDEFVTIEHLWLSLLETSSEVSKMLKDMGVTKSLLEGGIKELRKGSKATSASSEETYQSLNKYAKNFNELAAEGKLDPVIGRDEEIRRVLQILSRRTKNNPILIGEPGVGKTAIAEGIAHRIISGDIPENLMDKTLYSLDMGALIAGAKYKGEFEERLKSVVNEVIKSDGQIILFIDEIHTLVGAGGGEGAMDAANILKPALARGELRAIGATTLNEYQKYFEKDKALERRFQKVMVEEPDTESAISILRGIKDKYEAHHKVRIKDEAIIAAVEMSQRYISDRFLPDKAIDLIDEASAKLRMEINSKPEELDVLDRKLMQMEIELAAISREGNQTKIDHLKEDISKISEERNEINAKWLKEKQKSEDLTSIKKDIESLKLEAERASRAGDYAKVAEIQYGKIKEKEDALQKLELEMQNHQNELIKEEVTADNISEVIGKWTGIPVTKLLQSEREKLLHLETELHHRVVGQEEAIQAVADAIRRNRAGLSDEKKPIGSFLFLGTTGVGKTELAKALAEFLFDDENNMTRIDMSEYQERHSVSRLVGAPPGYVGYDEGGQLTEAVRRRPYSVVLLDEIEKAHPDVFNTLLQVLDDGRLTDNKGRVVNFKNSIIIMTSNLGSHIIQENFENITEENQDEIVDKTKIEVFDLLKQTLRPEFLNRIDETVLFQPLRKKEIGKIVQYQLRGFNDMLAKRNIIMTATQDALNYLTNKGYDPVFGARPLKRVIQQEVLNKLSREILAGTVNDGDRITLDYFEETGLVFRPAEK; this is encoded by the coding sequence ATGAACTTAAATCAATATACTGTAAAATCACAAGAAGCCATCCAAGCTGCTCAACAAGTTGCAATGGAATTTGGCAATCAAAGCATAGAACCTCAACATTTATTGGAAGGAATTTTTCAGGTTGATGAAAATATATCGCCTTTCCTATTAAAAAAATCTGAAGCTGATTCCAATTTGGTAAGAGAGCGCAACCGTGAAAATTTAGAAAAACTTCCAAAAGTACAAGGCGGGAATATTTATCTTTCACAATCAGCAAATAAAGTTTTGCTTGATGCGCCAAACATCGCTAAAAAAATGGGTGATGAATTCGTAACGATCGAACATTTATGGCTCTCGCTTTTAGAAACCAGTTCAGAAGTTTCGAAGATGTTGAAAGATATGGGCGTGACCAAAAGTCTTTTGGAGGGCGGAATTAAAGAATTAAGAAAAGGAAGCAAGGCGACTTCTGCAAGCTCGGAAGAAACTTATCAATCCTTAAATAAATATGCTAAAAACTTTAATGAACTAGCTGCCGAGGGAAAATTAGATCCGGTTATCGGTCGTGATGAGGAAATCAGAAGAGTTTTACAGATTCTTTCAAGAAGAACGAAGAACAACCCGATCCTGATTGGTGAACCCGGTGTTGGTAAAACAGCCATTGCGGAAGGAATTGCACACAGAATTATCAGCGGAGATATTCCTGAAAATTTGATGGATAAGACCCTTTATTCATTGGATATGGGAGCATTGATCGCAGGTGCCAAATATAAAGGCGAATTCGAAGAGCGTTTAAAGTCCGTTGTAAATGAAGTAATAAAATCTGACGGACAAATCATTCTTTTCATTGATGAAATTCACACTTTGGTAGGAGCTGGAGGTGGCGAAGGCGCAATGGATGCTGCAAATATCCTGAAACCTGCTTTGGCAAGAGGAGAATTAAGAGCGATCGGTGCAACCACTTTAAATGAATATCAAAAGTATTTTGAAAAGGATAAAGCATTAGAAAGACGTTTCCAGAAAGTGATGGTGGAAGAACCGGATACTGAATCAGCCATCTCAATTCTTCGTGGAATTAAAGATAAATACGAAGCACATCACAAAGTAAGAATCAAAGACGAGGCGATTATTGCCGCGGTAGAAATGTCTCAAAGATATATTTCGGATAGATTTTTACCGGATAAAGCAATCGATTTGATTGATGAAGCTTCAGCAAAGTTGAGAATGGAAATCAATTCAAAACCTGAAGAACTCGATGTTTTAGACAGAAAATTGATGCAGATGGAAATTGAATTGGCAGCCATTTCAAGAGAAGGCAACCAGACAAAAATTGACCATTTAAAGGAAGATATTTCGAAAATTTCTGAAGAAAGAAACGAAATTAACGCTAAATGGCTGAAAGAAAAGCAAAAATCTGAGGATTTAACATCCATCAAAAAAGATATAGAATCTCTGAAATTAGAAGCTGAAAGAGCCTCAAGAGCAGGAGATTACGCAAAAGTGGCTGAAATTCAGTACGGGAAAATAAAGGAAAAAGAAGATGCTTTGCAGAAACTTGAACTGGAGATGCAAAACCATCAGAATGAACTAATTAAGGAAGAAGTAACCGCAGACAACATCTCTGAAGTGATCGGAAAATGGACCGGAATTCCCGTGACCAAGCTTCTTCAGTCTGAAAGAGAAAAATTATTGCATCTTGAAACCGAACTTCATCACAGAGTTGTCGGTCAGGAAGAGGCAATCCAGGCTGTTGCGGATGCTATCAGAAGAAACCGAGCCGGATTGAGTGACGAGAAAAAACCCATCGGAAGTTTCTTGTTTTTAGGAACAACTGGTGTAGGTAAAACCGAACTTGCAAAAGCCTTAGCTGAGTTTCTATTCGATGACGAAAACAATATGACAAGAATAGATATGAGTGAATATCAAGAGCGTCATTCAGTTTCAAGATTGGTTGGTGCCCCTCCGGGATATGTGGGTTATGATGAAGGCGGACAATTGACGGAAGCGGTGAGAAGAAGACCTTATTCAGTGGTGCTTCTAGATGAAATTGAAAAAGCACATCCTGACGTTTTCAACACGTTGTTACAGGTTTTGGATGACGGTAGATTGACTGATAATAAAGGTCGTGTCGTTAATTTCAAAAATTCGATTATCATTATGACTTCGAATTTGGGTTCACATATCATTCAGGAGAATTTTGAGAATATTACCGAAGAAAACCAAGACGAAATCGTTGATAAAACCAAAATTGAGGTTTTTGATTTGTTGAAACAAACGCTTCGTCCGGAATTTTTGAACAGAATTGATGAAACGGTGCTGTTCCAGCCTTTAAGAAAAAAAGAAATCGGGAAAATCGTTCAGTATCAGTTGAGAGGATTTAATGATATGCTTGCAAAAAGAAATATTATTATGACTGCAACGCAAGATGCTTTGAATTATTTGACCAACAAAGGTTATGATCCTGTTTTTGGAGCAAGACCTTTGAAAAGAGTTATACAACAGGAAGTTTTAAACAAATTATCACGAGAAATTCTCGCAGGAACGGTGAATGACGGCGACAGAATAACGCTTGATTATTTCGAAGAAACAGGTTTGGTTTTCAGACCAGCTGAAAAATAA